GCAACATCTACGCCGACGAGATGCTGTGGGCCGCCCGCGTCCACGGCGAGACCCCCGCCGACGAGCTGTCGGTGCGCACGCTGGCGAAGCTCCTGCGGGCGGGCCGCGAGGTCATGGGCCGGGCGGTCAAGGTCGGCGGCACCAGCTTCGACTCGCTGTACGTCAACGTCAACGGCGAATCGGGCTACTTCTCCCGCGACCTGGAGGCGTACGGCCGCGAAGGCGAGCCCTGCTCCCGCTGCGGCCGGCCGATCGTCCGGTCGACGTTCATGAACCGTTCCAGCTACCACTGCCCGCGGTGCCAGCGGCTGCCGCGGGAGGCCGCATGATGCCCGTTCTGCGCCGGCCCGGGGTCCGCGCGCTCATTTCCGTCGTCTTCGCCGCGCTCGCGGCGTCGAAGCTCGTCCACTTCTCCGGCGCACCGCGCTACTTCCTCGACGCCGACGTGTACGCGGTCGGCGGCCTCCGCTTCCTCGAGGGGCTCCCGCTTTACGACGGCTCCTTCCCGACGTCCAGCGGCGTCTGGCTGCCGTTCACGTATCCGCCGGTGGCCGCGGTGCTCTTCGCGCCGCTGGCGATGATGCCGCTGCAGCTGGTCTTCGTCCTCGTCGCGGCCGCGACGATGGGGTCGCTGTGGTGGGTGCTGCGGGAGGTCGTCGCAAAGCTCGGGGGCCTGCGCGCCGCCGACGCGGGATGGCTCGCGCTGGCGCTGACCGCCGCCCTGCTGTGGTTCGGCCCCGTGCACACGACCATCGGTTTCGGGCAGGTCAACGTCATTTTGATGATGCTCGTGGCCATCGACGTCCTCGTCGTGCCGCCGCGCTGGCGGGGCCTGCTCACCGGGGCCGCCATCGCCGTCAAACTCACGCCGGCGGTGTTCGGCCTGTGGTTCCTGCTGCGCCGCGACTGGGGCGGCATCGCGCGCATCGCGGCGTCGGCCGGCGGGCTGACGCTGCTCGGGCACCTCGCGGCGCCGGCCGATTCGGCCCGGTACTGGACGGACACGCTGGCCAACACCGGGCGCATCGGCGGCCCCATGTACGCCTCCAACCAATCCATCGACGCCGAACTGTGGCGCCTGGGCCTGCACACCGAGGACTCCGGCGGCGGGCTGTGGCTGGCGCTGGTGCTGGCGGCGCTGGCCGTCACCGTCGCCGTGATGCTGCGGCTGCTCCGCGACGGGCACCCCTTCCTCGCCGTGTGCGCCAACGCCCTGTTCGGGCTGCTGGCGTCGCCCATATCGTGGTCGCACCACTGGGTCTGGGTGCCCGTCATGGTCATCGCGGTGACCGTTCTCGCCCTGCGGGCACCACGCCGGAGGGGCGATCCGGGTGGGGCGCTGCCGTGGATTTTCATCGCCTCCGGAGTGGTGTGCTTCGCATTCGAGCCCCAGGCGCTCGCACCGGCGGAACAAGGCCGTGAACTGGACTGGAGCGCCTTCTGGCACGTGTTCGGCAACGCCTACCTGTGGTGGGCGGTGGCCGCGTTGATCATGATGTGGTTCCTGTCAAGGCATTTACCGTCCGCTGAGTCGCGTCTAATGTCGCATTCATGGAATGGATGGAAAGCGCCACAAGCGCGGTAACGGCCTGGAACGACAAGTACTGGCTGTTCATGATCGGCCTGCTCATTCTGGCGGGCCTGTACTTCTGCATCCGGACGATCGTCGTCCAGATCCGCTATGTGCCGGACATGTTCCGCGCCATCGCCGAGAAGCCGTCGGACATTTCCGAGGGCGTCAAGGGCATCTCCAGCTTCAAGGCGTTCACCATTTCGGCGGCGTCGCGCGTGGGCACCGGCAACGTCGCCGGCGTGGCGGTGGCCATTTCCACGGGCGGCCCGGGCGCGGTGTTCTGGATGTGGCTGCTGGCCATCGTCGGCGGCGCGACCAGTTTCGTCGAGTCCACCCTCGCCCAGCTGTACAAGGTGAAGGACAGGGAGTCCTACCGCGGCGGCCCGGCCTACTACATCACCCGCGGCCTGGGCGAGAAGTTCCGGTGGCTGGCCATCCTGTTCGCGCTGGCCATCACCATCACCTACGGCTTCGTGTTCAACGCGGTGCAGTCGAACTCCATCACGGCCGCCGTGGCCGAATCCACCGGAAACGACTCGCCGAACCTGAAGGTCATCATCGGCCTGGTGCTCGCCGCGGCCACCGGCGCGATCATCTTCGGCGGCGTGCAGCGCATCTCGAAGGTCACCCAGGTCATCGTGCCCGTCATGGCCATGGCGTACATCATCCTGGGCATCATCGTCCTGGTGCTCAACTGGAGCGAGGTCCCGTCGATGCTGGCGCTGATCGTCGAGCACGCCCTGGGCATCCGCGAAATCGCCGGCGCGGCCGTGGGCACCGCCATCATGCAGGGCATGCGCCGCGGCCTGTTCTCCAACGAAGCCGGCATGGGCTCCACGCCGAACGCCGCCGCGACGTCGTCGGTGTCCCACCCGTGCAAGCAGGGTCTGATCCAGACGCTCGGCGTCTACTTCGACACGATCATCGTGTGCACGGTCACGGCCGTCATCATCCTGCTGTCGAACCCGGTGTACGGCGCGGAGGCGGAGGGCACGTCGCTGACCCAGGCCGCGCTGGCCGCCCAAGTCGGTTCTTGGGCCACCCACGCGGTGACGGTGATCATCTTCTTCCTGGCGTTCTCGTCGATCATCGGCAACTACTACTACGCCGAGGCCAACGTGCCCTTCCTCGACGAGCGCAGGAGCGTCCTCAACGGCGTGCGCGCGCTGATCATGCTGTGCGTCCTCGGCGGCGCGATCGGTTCGGTGCCGCTGGTCTGGGCGTTGGCCGACGTCTTCTCGGCGCTGATGGCCACCATCAACATCGCCGCGATCCTGCCGCTGGGCGGGGTGGCGGTGGCGCTGTTGGCCAACTACTCGGCGCAGAGGGCCAGGGGACTCAACCCCGTGTTCCACCGCGATGATATTCCGGGCCTGCGCGGCCGCGAGAACATCGAGTGCTGGGACGGCTCCGACCCGATGACGGTCCGCGCCGACGACGGCGGCGCGGCCGAGGTGGCGCGATGAGCGACGGCGGATCGCGCCTGACCGCCTGGGTCCACGGGCACGTGCAGGGCGTCGGCTTCCGCTGGGCCACCCGCGTGCGGGCCCTGGAGCTGGGGTTGACCGGATACGCGAAGAATTACACGGATGGCCGGGTGCTGGTCATCGCGGAAGGGCCCGCCGCGGCCTGCGAGGAGCTGCTCGCCTGGCTGGAGGGCCCCGACGCCCCGGGCTCGGTGTCGACGGTCGTCAGCGAGGTCGGCGACGCCCGCGGCGGTTACGAGGGTTTCCTCAGGAAGTAGCGCCCCCGCGCTCCCTCGCCGCCGCGGCCGCGAGGAATTCGCGGATTTCCGCGAGTGCGGCGAGATGCTCTTCCCGATGTTCCCCGGGATCGAGCATGCCGAGCACGCGGGCGCCCTGCTCGCCGACGCGGAGGAGCCGGTCCTCGGCGGCGCCGGTGATCTTGACCTGCCCGATGGCGGCGGCGATGCGGGCCTGGGCTTCGGCGGCGAGCGCGTTCACCTCGCCCGGGTTCTCGGCGACCCAGGCCCGCACTTCGTCGTCGCCGGCGCCGAACAACTCCGGGTCGATGCCGAAGTCCCAGTCGGACAGGATTTCACGGAGCGCGTCGAGGGCGTCGACGCCGTCACCGTCGGATTCGGCCAGTTCCTCGAGGACGTCCAGGACGTCCGCGCCGGAGTCGTTGCCGAACGGGGCGAATTCGTCGACTTCGGAGTAGAAGCGCTCGGGTGCGAATTCGACGAATCGGGGATGGCTGGTGCGCGGGGACAGACCCTCATCCGGATCGGTCACGTGGATGCTCATGTGGGCACGATACCCCGGCCGCGGGTGGCCGGCCTCCCGTCGCGGCGGGCGCGTGCGGTGCTATTCACGTACCCGACATGGCACAATGATCAGCCGTGCACCTCAAATCGCTGACCCTCAAGGGATTCAAGTCCTTCGCGTCGGCGACCACGCTGAAGTTCGAGCCGGGCATCTGCGCGGTCGTCGGCCCGAACGGCTCCGGCAAGTCCAACGTCGTCGACGCCCTGGCGTGGGTGATGGGCGAGCAGGGCGCGAAGACCCTGCGCGGCGGGAAGATGGAGGACGTCATCTTCGCCGGCACGTCCGGCCGCAAGCCGCTGGGCCGCGCCGAGGTGACGCTGACCATCGACAACTCCGATGGCGTCCTCCCCATCGGCTATTCCGAGGTTTCGGTCACGCGCCGCATGTTCCGCGACGGCGCCAGCGAGTACGAGATCAACGGTTCGCGCTGCCGCCTGATGGACGTCCAGGAGCTGCTCAGCGATTCGGGCATCGGCCGCGAGATGCACGTCATCGTCGGCCAGGGCCGGCTCGCCCAGATCCTGGAGTCGCGGCCGGAGGAGCGCCGCGCGTTCATCGAGGAAGCCGCCGGCGTGCTCAAGCACCGGCGTCGCAAGGAAAAGGCCCAGCGCAAGCTGCAGTCGATGCAGGGCAACCTCGACCGTCTGGAGGACCTGGTCGGGGAGCTGCGCCGGCAGCTGAAGCCGCTGGCCCGGCAGGCGGAGGCCGCCCAACGCGCGCAGACCGTGCAGGCCGATCTGCGCCAGGCCAGGCTCGCGCTCGCGGCGGCCGACCTGGTCGCGCTGCGCGAGGCGCTTTCCGACGCCGCCGAGCGCGCGAAAATGGTCGCGGACAAGGTTGCGGCGGAGGAGGCGGTGGCCGAAGCGGTCGCCGAACGCCGCGATGATCTGGAAGCGGAGCTGGAGGACGTCACCCCGCGCGCCGACGCCGCCCGCGACCTGTGGTTCCGGCTGTCCGCGCTGGCGGAGCGCGTGGGCGCGACCCGGCGCATCGCCGCCGACCGCGCCGCCGATTCCGCCCCGGCCCCGTGGACCGGCCAGGACCCGGAGGAGCTCGAGTCCCGCGCCGAACGCGCCGCCGCCGAGGAAGAGGAGCTGGCCGAGGCCGAATCGGAGGCGCGCGAGCGCCTGGAATCGGTCCGCGACGTCCTCGCGGAGGCCGAGGATGCGTTCCGCGCCGCCGAATCGGAGCACATGGCGCAGGTCCGCGCTCTGGCCGACCGCCGCGAAGGCGTGGTCCGGCTGGTCGCCGCGGAGGAATCCCTGCGCGCGCGCATCGAGTCGGCCGAAGCCGAGTCCGCCCGCCTGGCCGAGCACGTGGCCGAAGCGGGGCAGCGCCGCGACGATGCCGCCGACGCCCTCGACGACGCCGCCGAGGCACTGGCGGAAGCCGAGACGGCCGGTCCCGAGCTCGCCCGCGCCCATGAGCGCGCCGACGCCGAGGCCACCGCCGCCACCGCCCGCGTGAAGGAGCTCCGCGACCGCGAGCGCGCGCTGGAGAAGACGGTGTCGGGCCTGTCCGCGCGCATCGAGGCCCTCGACGCCGCCCGCCGCGCCGCCGCCACCGACGGGGCGGGATGGTTGCGCGACACCCACGGGCTGCCCGCGCTGTCGGGGGCGCTGCACGTCACCGGCGGCTGGGACTCGGCGATCGCCGCGGCACTCGGCCCCGCCGCCGAGGCGCTGGTCGCCGGCGACGAGGACGCACCGGACCATTCGGCCGACGACCTGATCGCCTCGCTGTCCGACGCCGGCGCCGGCACCGCGACCGTCGTGGAACCGGGGTCCGGCGCGGGCTGGCGCCTCGACGCGGGCATCCCGCCCGGCTGCACGTGGGCCCTGGACGTGGTGGAGCACCCGAACGAATTGGCGGCGGCGCTGTCGGCGCTGCTCGTCGATGTGGTGCTGTGCCCCGACGCCGCGACCGCGCGCCGCGTCGTCGACGAGGACAACCGCCTGCGCGCCGCCACCGCCGACGGGCGCCTGCACGGCCCCGGGTGGGCGTCGGGCGGCGCGGGCGGCGCGCAGTCCAGCGTGGAGATCGGCGCGGGCATCGCCGCGGCGGAGGAGGAGCTCGCCGCCGCCCGCGAGGAGCTCGCCGACCTCGGCGGAGTCCTGGCCGGCGCCGCCGCCGAAGAAGAAGACCGCCGCACCGACGCCGCCGCGGCCCGCGCCGCCCTGCGCGAGCACGAACGTGGCCTGAAGACCCTGAAGGACGCCCGCACCCGCGCGCAGTCGCAGCTCGCCGGAGTCGACCACGACGCCGAACGCGCCGCCGCCCGCCGCGGGGAGGCCGAGGCCCGGCTGGTGCAGCTGCGCGAGGAACTCGACGAGGTCTCCGACCGCCTGTCCCGCGTCGACGAGGATCCGGCCGAGGGCGAACCCTCCACCGAGGAACGCGATCACGCCGCCGCGGCGCTGGCCCAGGCCCGAGCCATGGAAACCGAGGCGCGGCTGGCGCTGCGCACCGCCGAGGAACGCTCGGGCGGGGTGCGCGGGAAGGCCGAACGGCTGCGTCGCCAAGCAACCGCGGAACGCCAGGCCCGCGCCCGCCACGAGGCCGCCCAGGTGCGCCGGGAACGCTCCCGCGAGCTGGCGGCCACCGTCGCCGAGCTGTCCGGCGACGTCGCCGAGCAGGTGTCGGTGTCTCTTGAGCGTGCCGCCGCCGACCGCGACGAGCTGGAGGCCACCCGCAAGGCCATCGGCGCCGAACTGAACAAGGCGCGCGCCGACGCATCGGCCGCCGCCAAGCGCGTCGCCGAGCTCACCGACGGCGCGCACCGGGGCGACATCGCCCGGGCCGAGGCCCAGCTTCGCGTCGATCAGATGGAGGAGTCCATCGTCGACCGGCTCGGCGTGCCCGTCGCCGACCTGCTCGAATCGCATGCGCCGGGGGAGGACTTCGACCGCGCGGAGGCCGAGGCCCGCCTCAAGCGCGCGGAAAAGGACCTCCGCGTGCTCGGCCGCGTCAACCCGCTGGCCCTGGAGGAGTTCAAGGCCATGGAGGAGCGCCACGACTTCCTGGCCACGCAGCTCGACGACGTCCGCCGCGCCCGCAAGGACCTGCTCGACGTCGTGGAGGAGGTCGACGAGACCATCCTGCGGCTGTTCACCGAGGCCTGGCTGGACGTGGAGCGGGAGTTCCCCAAGGTCTTCGACACCCTCTTCCCGGGCGGCGACGGCCGGTTGGTGCTCACCGAGCCGGAGGACATGCTGGCCACCGGCATCGAGGTGGAGGCCCGCCCGCCGGGCAAGAAGGTCAAGCGGCTGTCGCTGCTGTCGGGCGGCGAGAAGTCGCTGACGGCGCTGGCGATGCTGGTGGCCATCTTCCGCGCCCGCCCCAGCCCGTTCTACGTCCTCGACGAGGTCGAGGCGGCGCTCGACGACGTCAACCTGCGCCGGCTCATCGCCCTGCTGGAGGAGCTGCGCGAGTCGTCCCAGCTGATCGTGATCACGCACCAGAAGCCGACCATGGACGTGGCGAACGTCCTGTACGGCGTGACCATGCGCGGCGACGGCGTCACACGGGTGATCTCGCAGCGCATGTCGCCGGAGACGGCGAAGTAGCGGCCGCATCCTATACGTTGGACGCATGAGCATAAAGGCCCGGGACGTGCGCAGGACCTTCGGCGAACACGTCGCCATAGACCATGCGGACGTCGACGTCGCACCGGGCCGGATCACCGGCCTGATCGGCCCGAACGGCTGCGGCAAGACCACCCTGCTGCTGGTGCTGGCAGGGTTGCTGGCGCCGGATTCGGGCACGGTGGAAGTCGCCGGTTCCGACCCCGCGGCCGACGGCCCCCGGGCCCGCGCGCGGATCGGGTGGATGCCCGATCACGTGGGCACGTGGGAGACGCTGACGTCGTGGGAGATCGTCGCCGCCTTCGGCCGCGTCTACGGCCTGCCGCGCGACGTCGCGGGCGAGCGCGCCACGGAGCTGCTCGCGGAGGTCGGCCTTTCCGACTTCGCCGGCAGCCGCGTGCGCGTGCTGTCGCGCGGCCAGAAGCAGCGCCTGTCGCTGGCGCGGGCGCTGGTGCATGACCCGGCGGTCCTGCTTCTCGACGAGCCGGCGTCCGGGCTCGACCCCGATTCCAGGGTGGCGCTGCGCGGCATCCTGCGGCGCCGGGCGGATGCCGGGGCGGCGATCATCGTGAGTTCCCACATCCTGCCGGAGCTGGAGGAGATGGTCGACGACGTCATCATGATGCGCGACGGCCGTACCCTGGCCCCGTCGTCCGGCGACGGGACGCCCATGTGGCGGCTGGAGGTCGCGGGCGGCGGGGACGCCGACCTGCGGCGCTGGGCCGAGGCCGAGGACCCCGCTCTCGGCATCGCCGTCGGCGCCGCGTCCCCGGACGACGGGCCCCGGCTGGCGTGGGCGGAATTCGCCGCCGGCCCGGAGGCCGCATCGGCCGCGCTGGCCCGGGCGCTGGCGGCCGGAGTGGTGGTGGCGTCCTTCGGCCGGAGGACGCTGGAATCCCGATACCTGGAATGGGGTGCGAACGAATGAACGCGATGCGCGAGGTCCTGGCCCTCGAACTGACGCAGCGGGCGCGATCGACGCGGTGGCGCGCGCTGCTGATCGGATGGTTCGTCGTGCTTTCGGGCACGGTGCTGCTGCAGACCCTGTTCTTCCGCAACGTCGGGCCGGGCCTGTCCGGCGACGAGGACGCCTGGGCGGCGGCGTCGGCCGAGGCCACCGCGTCCGGCACGCTGCTGTTCGTCCTGCTCGTCGGGCTGCTGGTGGCGCCCGCCCAAACCGCGACGTCCATCAACGGCGACCGGCGCGACGGGGTGCTGGCCCTGATCCAGGCGGCGCCCATCCCCACGTGGGCGGTGGCCGTCGGCAAGCTCATGGCCGCATGGCTGTCCTCCCTGGCCTTCCTGCTGGTCTCGCTGCCCGTGCTGGTGTGGACCGTCATCCGCGGCGGCATGCCGTGGTGGGCCCTGCTGCTGGGGACGGTCGTCGTGGCACTGCTGCTGCTCGCCGTGTCCGGCATGGGGCTCGGCGTATCGGCGCTGACGCCGCGGACGGCGTCGTCGACGATGCTGTCGTATCTGATCGTCGCCGTGCTGGTCATCGGGCTGCCCATGGTGTTCCTGCTGTCGATGCCCCTGACCGAGCACCGCGAAACGCGCCAGGTCGCGTACATGGTGCGTTACGAGGAGAACCTCGACCTCGGCGACACCACCACCTGGTGCCGCGAGGAAATGACCGAGATCCGGACCATGGACACCCGCCGCATCGCGTGGCTGCTGCCGCCCAACCCGGTGGTGGTGCTTTCCGACGCCCTGCCGTACAAGGCCGAGCTGGCCGGGGTGACGCCCATCGTGCGCGACGTCGCCGACCGCGCCTTCCGCGAACCGGAGCGCCAGCCGGAGACCTGCGCCCAGCTCGCCGAGTCCATGCGGGAGCCCGAGACGGGCGCGATCACGGAGCCGACGCCGCCGCGCTCGGAGAGCCGCCCGGGCTGGAAGTGGGCGCCCGGCCTGGCCGTCAACCTGTTGCTCGGCGCGCTGGGCGTCGCGTTCGCCCACCGCAGGCTCAGGGTGCCCGCCGGCGAACTGCCGAAGGGCGTGCGCATCGCCTGAGCCCGGGTGGGTCTAGGCCAGGGCCTTGCCCGGGTTGAGCAGTCCCTTGGGGTCGAGGGCGCGCTTCACGGCGCGCTGGACCTCCACGCCGACGTCGCCGAGTTCCTCGGCCAGGAAACGGCGCTTCAGCGTGCCGACGCCGTGTTCGCCGGTGAGCGTGCCGCCGACGCGCAGCGCCTCGCGGAAGACGTCGCCCGCGGCCTCCCAGATTTCGTCGGGGACGTCGGTGGGCGTGGCGCCGTCGTAGATGAACACCGGGTGCAGGTTGCCGTCGCCGGCGTGGGCGACGGTGCAGATGGCCAAGCCGCGCTCCGCGGCGAGGTCGTCGATGAAGCGCATCATGTGCGCCAGCTGCGACCGGGGGACGCAGACGTCCTCGGTGAGCAAATGGCCAAGGCGCTCCTTGGCGGGGTAGGCCATGCGGCGGATGGCGATGAGCTGCTCGCCTTCGGCGGCGTTGTCGGACACCGCGACGTCGTCTGCACCGCCCGCGTGGAACGCCTGCGCGATCTTCTCCGCGCGGCCCGCCGCGTCCGGGCCCATGACCTGCGCCAGCACCATCCCGCCGGCGGAGGCGAAGTCGGTGCCCTTCCAATCGTCGATCGCCTGCAGCGTGCGGCGGTCCATGAACTCCATCAGCTCGGGGTCGGCGCCCAGCCGCATCGCCGCCGATACCGCGCCGAGCGCCGCGTCGGCGGTGGGGAAGGGGGCCAGCAGGGTGACGGGATCGCCTCCGGGGCGCGGCACGAGCGCGACGGTGGCCTCGGTGATCACGCCGAGCGTGCCCTCCGAGCCGCAGAAGAGCCCGACCATGTCCAAGCCGGAAACGCCCTTGACCGTGTCATGCCCGGTGCGCAGCACGCGGCCGTCGGCGAGCACCACCGTCAGGGACCGCACCGAATTGCGGGTGACGCCGTACTTCACGCAGCGCAGGCCGCCGGCGTTGGTGGCGATGTTGCCGCCGACGGACGAGATGTCCATGCTCGACGGGTCCGGCGCGTACATCAGCCCGTGCGCCGCCGCGGCGCGATCGAGGTCGCCGTTGATCACGCCCGCCTCGACCCTGGCCACGAAATCGTCCGGTTCGATGGCCAGGATCCGGTTCATCTTCGCCAGCGACAGGATCAGGCA
This genomic stretch from Corynebacterium hansenii harbors:
- a CDS encoding glycosyltransferase 87 family protein, whose product is MMPVLRRPGVRALISVVFAALAASKLVHFSGAPRYFLDADVYAVGGLRFLEGLPLYDGSFPTSSGVWLPFTYPPVAAVLFAPLAMMPLQLVFVLVAAATMGSLWWVLREVVAKLGGLRAADAGWLALALTAALLWFGPVHTTIGFGQVNVILMMLVAIDVLVVPPRWRGLLTGAAIAVKLTPAVFGLWFLLRRDWGGIARIAASAGGLTLLGHLAAPADSARYWTDTLANTGRIGGPMYASNQSIDAELWRLGLHTEDSGGGLWLALVLAALAVTVAVMLRLLRDGHPFLAVCANALFGLLASPISWSHHWVWVPVMVIAVTVLALRAPRRRGDPGGALPWIFIASGVVCFAFEPQALAPAEQGRELDWSAFWHVFGNAYLWWAVAALIMMWFLSRHLPSAESRLMSHSWNGWKAPQAR
- a CDS encoding alanine/glycine:cation symporter family protein, with product MESATSAVTAWNDKYWLFMIGLLILAGLYFCIRTIVVQIRYVPDMFRAIAEKPSDISEGVKGISSFKAFTISAASRVGTGNVAGVAVAISTGGPGAVFWMWLLAIVGGATSFVESTLAQLYKVKDRESYRGGPAYYITRGLGEKFRWLAILFALAITITYGFVFNAVQSNSITAAVAESTGNDSPNLKVIIGLVLAAATGAIIFGGVQRISKVTQVIVPVMAMAYIILGIIVLVLNWSEVPSMLALIVEHALGIREIAGAAVGTAIMQGMRRGLFSNEAGMGSTPNAAATSSVSHPCKQGLIQTLGVYFDTIIVCTVTAVIILLSNPVYGAEAEGTSLTQAALAAQVGSWATHAVTVIIFFLAFSSIIGNYYYAEANVPFLDERRSVLNGVRALIMLCVLGGAIGSVPLVWALADVFSALMATINIAAILPLGGVAVALLANYSAQRARGLNPVFHRDDIPGLRGRENIECWDGSDPMTVRADDGGAAEVAR
- a CDS encoding acylphosphatase, whose translation is MSDGGSRLTAWVHGHVQGVGFRWATRVRALELGLTGYAKNYTDGRVLVIAEGPAAACEELLAWLEGPDAPGSVSTVVSEVGDARGGYEGFLRK
- the smc gene encoding chromosome segregation protein SMC: MHLKSLTLKGFKSFASATTLKFEPGICAVVGPNGSGKSNVVDALAWVMGEQGAKTLRGGKMEDVIFAGTSGRKPLGRAEVTLTIDNSDGVLPIGYSEVSVTRRMFRDGASEYEINGSRCRLMDVQELLSDSGIGREMHVIVGQGRLAQILESRPEERRAFIEEAAGVLKHRRRKEKAQRKLQSMQGNLDRLEDLVGELRRQLKPLARQAEAAQRAQTVQADLRQARLALAAADLVALREALSDAAERAKMVADKVAAEEAVAEAVAERRDDLEAELEDVTPRADAARDLWFRLSALAERVGATRRIAADRAADSAPAPWTGQDPEELESRAERAAAEEEELAEAESEARERLESVRDVLAEAEDAFRAAESEHMAQVRALADRREGVVRLVAAEESLRARIESAEAESARLAEHVAEAGQRRDDAADALDDAAEALAEAETAGPELARAHERADAEATAATARVKELRDRERALEKTVSGLSARIEALDAARRAAATDGAGWLRDTHGLPALSGALHVTGGWDSAIAAALGPAAEALVAGDEDAPDHSADDLIASLSDAGAGTATVVEPGSGAGWRLDAGIPPGCTWALDVVEHPNELAAALSALLVDVVLCPDAATARRVVDEDNRLRAATADGRLHGPGWASGGAGGAQSSVEIGAGIAAAEEELAAAREELADLGGVLAGAAAEEEDRRTDAAAARAALREHERGLKTLKDARTRAQSQLAGVDHDAERAAARRGEAEARLVQLREELDEVSDRLSRVDEDPAEGEPSTEERDHAAAALAQARAMETEARLALRTAEERSGGVRGKAERLRRQATAERQARARHEAAQVRRERSRELAATVAELSGDVAEQVSVSLERAAADRDELEATRKAIGAELNKARADASAAAKRVAELTDGAHRGDIARAEAQLRVDQMEESIVDRLGVPVADLLESHAPGEDFDRAEAEARLKRAEKDLRVLGRVNPLALEEFKAMEERHDFLATQLDDVRRARKDLLDVVEEVDETILRLFTEAWLDVEREFPKVFDTLFPGGDGRLVLTEPEDMLATGIEVEARPPGKKVKRLSLLSGGEKSLTALAMLVAIFRARPSPFYVLDEVEAALDDVNLRRLIALLEELRESSQLIVITHQKPTMDVANVLYGVTMRGDGVTRVISQRMSPETAK
- a CDS encoding ABC transporter ATP-binding protein; translated protein: MSIKARDVRRTFGEHVAIDHADVDVAPGRITGLIGPNGCGKTTLLLVLAGLLAPDSGTVEVAGSDPAADGPRARARIGWMPDHVGTWETLTSWEIVAAFGRVYGLPRDVAGERATELLAEVGLSDFAGSRVRVLSRGQKQRLSLARALVHDPAVLLLDEPASGLDPDSRVALRGILRRRADAGAAIIVSSHILPELEEMVDDVIMMRDGRTLAPSSGDGTPMWRLEVAGGGDADLRRWAEAEDPALGIAVGAASPDDGPRLAWAEFAAGPEAASAALARALAAGVVVASFGRRTLESRYLEWGANE
- a CDS encoding ABC transporter permease, translating into MNAMREVLALELTQRARSTRWRALLIGWFVVLSGTVLLQTLFFRNVGPGLSGDEDAWAAASAEATASGTLLFVLLVGLLVAPAQTATSINGDRRDGVLALIQAAPIPTWAVAVGKLMAAWLSSLAFLLVSLPVLVWTVIRGGMPWWALLLGTVVVALLLLAVSGMGLGVSALTPRTASSTMLSYLIVAVLVIGLPMVFLLSMPLTEHRETRQVAYMVRYEENLDLGDTTTWCREEMTEIRTMDTRRIAWLLPPNPVVVLSDALPYKAELAGVTPIVRDVADRAFREPERQPETCAQLAESMREPETGAITEPTPPRSESRPGWKWAPGLAVNLLLGALGVAFAHRRLRVPAGELPKGVRIA
- a CDS encoding FAD-binding oxidoreductase; the encoded protein is MATTALQELIDSLPPGAVIVDADVLDSYARDRTDVLAAGAPLAAVTARSTDDVAAALAWAHANDVPVVTRGAGSGLSGGATATPGCLILSLAKMNRILAIEPDDFVARVEAGVINGDLDRAAAAHGLMYAPDPSSMDISSVGGNIATNAGGLRCVKYGVTRNSVRSLTVVLADGRVLRTGHDTVKGVSGLDMVGLFCGSEGTLGVITEATVALVPRPGGDPVTLLAPFPTADAALGAVSAAMRLGADPELMEFMDRRTLQAIDDWKGTDFASAGGMVLAQVMGPDAAGRAEKIAQAFHAGGADDVAVSDNAAEGEQLIAIRRMAYPAKERLGHLLTEDVCVPRSQLAHMMRFIDDLAAERGLAICTVAHAGDGNLHPVFIYDGATPTDVPDEIWEAAGDVFREALRVGGTLTGEHGVGTLKRRFLAEELGDVGVEVQRAVKRALDPKGLLNPGKALA